The Acidimicrobiia bacterium genome includes a window with the following:
- a CDS encoding glycerophosphodiester phosphodiesterase → MKAYFSHEHPIRLAHRGSRVLWPENTMVAFQGAVDMGYRYLEIDVHVSRDGRVVVFHDDRLERLTDGVGRVWERTWDELQALDAAYNFKLAEVFPLRGTGLKVPLLADLLQTFPEALFNIDLKQAGIEEVVASEIERLQAQDRVLIGSFRDWRIREFRRLTRGRVAVSAGPRELAQAVASCRVGLPVRGIADALQIPRRIASARLVDSAHKAGKQVHVWTVNAPDQMKTLLAMGVDGIITDRPDLLNEVVFG, encoded by the coding sequence ATGAAAGCGTATTTCTCCCACGAGCACCCCATCCGCTTGGCCCACCGGGGTTCCCGGGTCCTTTGGCCGGAGAACACGATGGTGGCGTTCCAGGGGGCGGTCGATATGGGATATCGGTACCTCGAGATCGACGTCCATGTGTCCCGCGACGGCCGGGTAGTGGTGTTCCACGACGACAGACTCGAACGACTCACCGACGGCGTCGGGAGGGTGTGGGAGCGCACCTGGGACGAGTTGCAGGCTTTGGACGCCGCCTACAACTTCAAGCTGGCGGAGGTCTTCCCCCTCCGGGGGACCGGGCTGAAGGTTCCCTTGTTGGCGGACCTGCTGCAGACATTCCCCGAGGCTCTCTTCAACATCGACCTGAAGCAGGCGGGCATCGAGGAGGTGGTGGCGTCCGAGATCGAGCGCCTTCAGGCTCAGGACCGGGTGCTGATCGGGTCGTTTCGGGATTGGCGGATCCGCGAGTTCCGCCGTCTCACTCGGGGCCGGGTGGCGGTGTCGGCGGGACCCCGCGAACTCGCCCAGGCGGTGGCGTCATGCCGGGTGGGCCTGCCGGTCCGGGGCATCGCCGACGCGTTGCAGATCCCCCGACGGATCGCCTCGGCCCGGCTGGTTGACTCGGCCCACAAAGCGGGCAAGCAAGTTCACGTGTGGACCGTGAACGCCCCCGATCAGATGAAGACACTCCTGGCGATGGGCGTCGACGGCATCATCACCGACAGGCCAGACCTGCTGAATGAGGTGGTTTTCGGGTAG
- a CDS encoding ABC transporter permease: MNHRRLNFGAGSRLVAVVLAVGFTSLLIVVAGASPIEAFKLLWEGSVGTQDKLANTLMTWVPLVLASAGLVVTFSAGLWNIGVEGQIVMGAVAASWVAREVSIGTPGIVTLALIAGLLAGLLWGLLAGALRVYGRVNEIFGGLGLDFVATGFVVYLVIGPWKRAGIASTSGTDPFPRDSWLPTIGNKLAPIALILAVAGVVGVLYLMRGTYFGLRLKAVGANPASAFIIGIQTHRYLLAAMAIGGALAGVAGTIQAIGFQHKLVPSISGGYGFLGILVVLLASYRAALIAPIAFFFVMISVGSSQLSLRLGLDSSIGGVIQGSLVLIAILVGGWQVQRARRRAVPTVEA, translated from the coding sequence GTGAACCACCGGCGCCTGAACTTCGGGGCAGGTTCGCGACTGGTCGCGGTCGTCCTCGCCGTCGGGTTCACCTCCTTGCTCATCGTTGTCGCCGGTGCCTCGCCGATCGAGGCCTTCAAGCTGCTGTGGGAGGGCTCGGTGGGCACCCAGGACAAACTCGCCAACACCCTCATGACCTGGGTTCCATTGGTGCTTGCGTCGGCGGGGCTCGTCGTCACGTTCTCGGCCGGTCTGTGGAACATCGGGGTGGAGGGCCAAATCGTCATGGGAGCGGTCGCGGCCTCGTGGGTGGCGCGTGAGGTGAGTATCGGGACGCCGGGGATCGTCACCCTGGCTCTCATCGCCGGCCTGCTCGCGGGCTTGTTGTGGGGCCTTCTTGCCGGGGCACTACGGGTCTACGGGCGGGTCAACGAGATCTTCGGCGGCCTCGGCCTCGACTTCGTCGCCACCGGATTCGTCGTGTACCTCGTCATCGGGCCGTGGAAGCGGGCAGGCATCGCATCGACCAGCGGCACCGACCCGTTCCCCCGGGACTCCTGGCTCCCCACGATCGGCAACAAGCTGGCACCGATCGCGTTGATCCTCGCGGTCGCCGGAGTGGTCGGGGTCCTCTACCTGATGCGGGGCACCTACTTCGGGCTCCGACTCAAGGCGGTCGGCGCCAACCCGGCGAGCGCGTTCATCATCGGCATTCAGACCCACCGTTACCTGCTGGCCGCAATGGCGATCGGGGGCGCCCTCGCTGGCGTCGCCGGCACCATCCAGGCGATCGGGTTCCAGCACAAGTTGGTACCGTCGATATCGGGGGGTTACGGCTTCCTTGGCATCCTGGTGGTGCTGCTGGCGTCCTACCGCGCCGCGCTGATTGCCCCGATCGCCTTCTTCTTCGTGATGATCTCGGTGGGCAGCAGCCAGCTGTCATTACGCCTCGGCCTCGACTCATCGATCGGGGGCGTTATCCAGGGCAGCCTGGTGCTGATCGCCATCCTGGTCGGCGGGTGGCAGGTACAGCGTGCCCGGCGTCGCGCGGTACCCACGGTGGAGGCCTGA
- the hutU gene encoding urocanate hydratase — MSSPRTVRASRGSTLTTKGWLQEAALRCLMNNLDPEVAERPEDLVVYGGTGRAARSWQAFDAIVRSLTALEDDETLLVQSGKPVGVFRTHPMAPRVLIANSLLVPDWADWETFRELEAAGLTMYGQMTAGSWIYIGTQGILQGTYQTFAAIADQRFGGTLAGTLTLTAGLGGMGGAQPLAITMNGGVALCVEIDPDHIQRRIDTRYLDEFAPSLDAAIESALAARAELRALSIGVVGNAAEVFPELLRRGIEIDIVTDQTSAHDPLAGYVPIGIEVHEAPKLRDKDPGWYVEQARDSMAQHCEAMVGFMKAGAEVFDYGNNLRGEARLGGFEDAFAYPGFVPAYVRPLFAEGKGPFRWVALSGDPADIAATDRAVRDLFPEDRALHRWLDMAEERVQFQGLPSRICWLGYGERDKAGLAFNDLVRSGAVSAPIVIGRDHLDSGSVASPYRETEAMLDGSDAIADWPILNALLNTASGAAWVAVHHGGGVGIGKSIHAGAQVVADGTDDGAFRVERVLTNDPGTGVMRHADAGYERAIEVAHERGVRIPMEEG; from the coding sequence ACCAAGGGTTGGTTGCAGGAGGCCGCACTGCGCTGCCTGATGAACAACCTCGACCCGGAGGTGGCCGAGCGGCCGGAGGATCTGGTCGTCTACGGCGGTACCGGCCGCGCGGCGCGATCCTGGCAAGCGTTCGATGCCATCGTCCGCTCGCTGACGGCGCTCGAAGACGACGAGACTCTGCTGGTCCAATCGGGGAAGCCGGTGGGCGTCTTTCGCACCCACCCGATGGCGCCGAGGGTGCTCATCGCCAACAGCCTCTTGGTCCCTGACTGGGCCGATTGGGAGACCTTCCGCGAGCTGGAGGCGGCCGGCCTCACCATGTACGGGCAAATGACGGCCGGGTCCTGGATCTACATCGGCACCCAGGGGATCCTCCAGGGCACCTATCAGACCTTTGCAGCGATCGCCGACCAGCGGTTCGGTGGCACCCTCGCCGGGACCCTGACCCTCACCGCCGGGCTGGGGGGGATGGGTGGCGCCCAGCCGCTGGCGATCACGATGAATGGCGGGGTGGCATTGTGCGTGGAGATCGATCCCGACCACATCCAGCGGAGGATCGACACCCGCTATCTCGACGAGTTCGCTCCATCGCTCGACGCCGCCATCGAGTCCGCTCTCGCCGCCCGAGCCGAATTGCGGGCGTTGTCGATCGGAGTGGTCGGCAATGCCGCCGAGGTATTCCCGGAGTTGCTGCGGCGCGGGATCGAGATCGACATCGTCACCGACCAGACCTCGGCACACGACCCACTGGCCGGATACGTCCCGATCGGGATCGAGGTGCACGAGGCGCCGAAGCTGCGCGACAAGGACCCCGGCTGGTATGTCGAGCAGGCGCGTGACTCCATGGCCCAGCATTGCGAGGCGATGGTGGGTTTCATGAAGGCCGGCGCCGAAGTCTTCGACTACGGCAACAACTTGCGCGGGGAGGCCCGCCTCGGCGGGTTCGAGGACGCCTTCGCCTACCCCGGGTTCGTCCCTGCCTATGTCCGGCCACTGTTCGCTGAAGGCAAGGGTCCCTTCCGCTGGGTGGCGTTGAGCGGCGATCCCGCCGACATCGCTGCCACCGATCGGGCGGTCCGCGACTTGTTCCCCGAGGATCGGGCACTCCACCGCTGGCTCGACATGGCGGAGGAACGGGTGCAGTTTCAGGGGCTCCCCTCCCGGATCTGCTGGCTCGGATATGGCGAACGCGACAAGGCCGGCCTGGCGTTCAACGATTTGGTTCGGTCCGGCGCGGTGTCGGCCCCGATCGTGATCGGAAGGGACCACCTCGACTCGGGATCGGTTGCCTCTCCGTACCGGGAGACCGAGGCGATGCTCGACGGGTCGGATGCCATCGCCGACTGGCCGATTCTCAACGCTCTGCTCAACACCGCCTCCGGCGCCGCCTGGGTGGCGGTCCATCACGGCGGGGGAGTGGGCATCGGCAAGTCGATCCACGCCGGTGCCCAGGTGGTCGCCGACGGCACCGACGACGGCGCATTCCGGGTGGAGCGGGTGCTCACCAACGATCCCGGGACGGGCGTGATGCGCCACGCCGACGCCGGTTACGAGCGCGCCATCGAGGTGGCCCACGAGCGCGGGGTGCGGATTCCGATGGAGGAGGGGTGA
- the hutI gene encoding imidazolonepropionase — MTTLTLTNIGQLVTNASGVPGDLGLIEDAAVALDGDRVVWAGSTRDLPKAHRDADAIDCEGRAVLPGFVDSHTHAVFAGDRSEEFARRLRGESYEEILAAGGGIHSTVAATRSTPTDRLADEAVARLGRMLASGTTTVEVKSGYGLTTADEVRILEAAIEAGRRSPVDVVATFLGAHVPDRGMDRSEYVDLVVDEMLPACAPLAEWCDVFCDRGAFTVDDARRILSAAAGLGLGAKLHAEQLAHTGAAALAAEIGSASADHLDHVTDEDAVLLREAGVVAVLLPAASFSMRSPQAPGRMVWDAGVTVALATDCNPGTSNVESMPFVIALACLEMGLTPEEAVWAATLGGAQALRLDDRGRVTPGTLADLTIFDAPSYSHIPYRPGSALVWKVVKRGEVVA, encoded by the coding sequence GTGACCACCCTCACACTGACGAACATCGGTCAACTCGTCACCAACGCCTCCGGTGTACCCGGCGATCTGGGCCTCATCGAGGACGCCGCGGTCGCCCTGGACGGGGATCGAGTCGTCTGGGCTGGATCGACCCGCGACCTCCCCAAGGCTCATCGCGACGCCGACGCCATCGACTGTGAAGGGCGGGCGGTGCTGCCGGGGTTCGTCGACTCGCACACCCATGCGGTGTTCGCCGGTGATCGATCGGAAGAGTTCGCCCGGCGCCTGCGCGGCGAGTCTTACGAGGAGATCCTCGCCGCCGGCGGCGGGATCCACTCGACGGTTGCGGCCACCCGGTCGACGCCGACCGATCGGCTCGCAGACGAGGCAGTGGCCCGCCTCGGCCGGATGCTCGCCTCGGGCACCACCACCGTCGAGGTGAAGTCCGGGTACGGCCTGACCACGGCGGATGAGGTGCGGATCCTCGAGGCAGCCATCGAGGCGGGACGCCGCTCGCCGGTGGATGTGGTCGCCACCTTTCTCGGCGCCCATGTGCCGGATCGGGGGATGGACCGATCGGAATATGTCGACCTGGTCGTCGACGAGATGCTGCCGGCGTGCGCGCCGCTCGCCGAGTGGTGTGATGTCTTCTGCGATCGCGGCGCCTTCACGGTCGACGACGCCCGGCGGATCCTGAGCGCCGCCGCCGGGCTCGGCCTGGGGGCCAAGTTGCACGCCGAGCAACTCGCCCACACCGGCGCCGCCGCCCTCGCCGCCGAGATCGGCTCGGCATCGGCCGATCACCTCGATCACGTGACCGACGAGGATGCCGTCCTCCTCCGGGAGGCCGGCGTGGTCGCCGTGTTGTTGCCTGCCGCCTCGTTCTCGATGCGTTCTCCGCAGGCGCCCGGGCGCATGGTGTGGGACGCCGGGGTCACCGTTGCCCTGGCCACCGACTGCAACCCGGGCACCTCCAATGTCGAGAGCATGCCCTTCGTGATCGCGCTCGCCTGTCTCGAGATGGGTCTCACCCCGGAGGAGGCCGTGTGGGCGGCCACCCTGGGCGGAGCGCAGGCCCTGCGTCTCGACGACCGCGGCAGAGTGACTCCCGGCACCCTTGCCGACCTGACCATCTTCGACGCCCCCTCCTACTCCCACATCCCCTACCGCCCGGGAAGTGCGTTGGTATGGAAGGTGGTCAAGCGCGGGGAGGTGGTGGCGTGA
- a CDS encoding ABC transporter permease produces the protein MEATFATIVAAAAPLIYATMGETITEKAGVINLSLDGSILLSAMTGFATTYVTGSVMLGFVAAMVVSMVIAALIAFASIELKLNQIAVGFVLTLFAAELSSFLGKSYVGVRGTHVPHLEIPWLSEIPFFGKVLFDHNLSVYGSFVALIVAYLFIFRTKRGLELQGIGERPDAAFARGIPVNKLRYVYTIVGGALVGLAGAAFSLDVKFGWRENLTLNFGWIALAIVIFGGWHPVRAAFGCYLFGALQVVALKLQPVPALQSFSQILPILPFVLMIFTMVIVYLDGFRRFGERHPRWRRLFASDPPAGIGRVFERE, from the coding sequence GTGGAAGCCACGTTCGCCACCATCGTCGCCGCGGCGGCTCCGCTGATCTACGCCACCATGGGCGAGACGATCACCGAGAAGGCCGGGGTCATCAACCTGTCGCTCGACGGCAGCATCCTGCTCTCGGCAATGACCGGGTTCGCCACCACCTATGTCACCGGAAGTGTGATGCTCGGCTTCGTCGCCGCCATGGTCGTGTCGATGGTCATCGCCGCCCTCATCGCCTTCGCCAGCATCGAGTTGAAGCTCAACCAGATCGCGGTCGGGTTCGTGCTCACCCTTTTCGCCGCCGAACTCAGCTCGTTCCTCGGGAAGTCGTATGTCGGGGTCCGCGGCACCCATGTCCCCCACCTGGAGATCCCGTGGCTTTCCGAAATCCCCTTCTTCGGCAAGGTGCTCTTCGACCACAACCTGTCGGTGTATGGGTCGTTCGTGGCGCTGATCGTCGCCTACCTGTTCATCTTCCGAACCAAGCGGGGCCTCGAACTCCAGGGGATCGGCGAGCGGCCCGATGCGGCCTTCGCCCGGGGGATCCCCGTCAACAAACTCCGCTACGTGTACACCATCGTCGGCGGCGCCCTCGTCGGCCTCGCCGGCGCCGCCTTCTCGCTGGACGTGAAGTTCGGCTGGCGGGAGAACCTGACCCTCAACTTCGGATGGATCGCGCTGGCGATCGTCATCTTCGGCGGCTGGCACCCGGTTCGAGCGGCGTTCGGGTGCTACCTGTTCGGAGCGCTCCAGGTGGTGGCGCTCAAACTGCAGCCGGTGCCGGCGCTGCAGAGCTTCTCGCAGATCCTCCCCATCCTCCCCTTCGTGCTGATGATCTTCACCATGGTGATCGTGTACCTCGACGGGTTCCGCAGGTTCGGCGAACGCCACCCCCGATGGCGGCGGCTGTTCGCGTCCGATCCACCGGCGGGCATCGGGAGGGTGTTCGAGAGGGAGTGA